A window of Rhododendron vialii isolate Sample 1 chromosome 11a, ASM3025357v1 genomic DNA:
CCTACCCACTAAACTACCACTTTCGGTGGTGCACAACGAAATATTAGTCTCACAATTTTCGAAACATTATCGCTGTGATACACACAAGTTTATGAACACAATTATAACTATGCTCACATGCCCACAAGATGCGTGCAAATTTATGTGTTTAGACTTTCCCGAGACAAAGTTCACACGGGTGTGGGTCCCATACTTTTTGGACAAATTGATGAAAACATATGAAGATTCCATGATATGGCCCATTCCTATGGAAAAAGTAGAATATGTCCAGTTATATATAAGCCGAGGATTTCCTTCATTGTCCCTGTCTCGTAGTGTTTTTGACATTGTTCTTTTTATTGGATCCAGTGTTCTATTATTGGATTCTATGAGTATGTTGATGATATCCGTCACATATGATTATGAGGCTAAATGCTACGGATGTGATTGGTCTATGTTTGCATGCTCGCATGTGGCCTACGTACGAAAATTATTGACCGCACATGGTAATGATTAGACCCTGGACGGAGCTCATTAACATAGTACTAGGATGAGGCGGGAACGAACGATGGATCGAGATATCGTATATATGATTAATCCAATTGGATGTGTTGTAAATTAATTCAATTGTATGACAATAAAGGCCATGTTTAATtccactaataattttggtCAAGAAGTTGTGACATTTTAGCTTATTGTTCATACTAAGTAACAAGTTATTTAAAGCAGTGGAATTCACGAAAAAAATAGTTGCGTTCTAATCCAAATGAAATAAACACTCGAATCCACGAGTACACCTTACGCACAAGGAAAATAGAGAGAACTCCTAAACCCTAAGCAAAATAATTACTTAGAAACCAAGactagaagaagaaagaaaataagatcTTAACAAAACTAGGAAATAGGAAAGTTAGAAACGTGCAAAAAAACTAGGAAATAGCAAAATTAGAAACGTGCAAAACAGACAGTACATAAGATCTCCTAATATTATGCCTAAATaaaaagttttcaaataaaatactcaataattaattatttcttctttgatttggtaCGGTCCAATTGTTCTACAAATATCTCGGCCATTTGTCCTACATCATTATTagttagtggaaacaacttgacatttggtaataaattactccctccatcccataatgtttgttcgATCCGCAAAACGATGAcgtaaaaaaatacaatttttgcaagaaatactccaacttttttcaacaatttactactagatatcgatgagttctttaaatttatgaaagaagtttgaattttttgggaAGAAACGCAGTATTTTTAAGTACTCGTTTTGCAGgtcggacaaacattttgggacgaaaGGACTAGAGAGTATTGATTAGTGGAAACAGCTTAacattttttaacaatttttcaCTTATATACTCATCTACAACTTATGGATTGATGAAAACAACTTAACGTTTGGCAACAATTTATTGGTTTGTTTCCAACCAACGACTTGTCAATAAAGAGTTCTCTCTCAAATATTTATGGAGTTCTTTCTCAAATATTTATGGCCTACTGGAAACACCCCTAATTAATGAGAGTGGATTAGACAGACAGTGCCCTGTTTGATAACAGTAATAGGTGAtattcgtaaggagatgggattaTGATTATGATTGAGATTAGTGATGAGAAGGATTAATGGTAATGAGAAGATAttagtaatgagtatgtttgtttgaaatGGGATTGGATggtgggattattaatatcatgtttgtttgagatgagattagatgatgagattaaattaatagaaaaaattgataatGATAAGAAATTTGTAATAAAAATGGATTGGGTTTGGACTACTAATACCATCTCCCCCAAGATATTCCTAATAACCCCTGATCCTCGGCTTGCTAGTCCTAAGGACGAGTAATCCCTACTCATTTTGAGTTACCAAATATAGTATTAATTGTCTCATGAGATTAGTGTGGGGGCGTGATTCCTTCGTGCTCCTTCTGGTGTGgccggtcttgatgtacctgcaaaACCGGAGGGGGTTGTTCCTCCGGTTTGAAACTCCGATGATCAAGTCAGTAGATGGGAAGAAAaagtttagtaagaacaatatgtaggagagagaagtgttcttttttactagatttttttatatctttctcAGTGGTcatgcttctctatttataggcaaagaggtgaagtgctgagcaagttggccacactttccacgtgtcgcgttctgctcggttggcgcctttctagcagggccagttaatgaacaccacttccctagtctttcagagccacatgggcTGATGTCAGGagggtcacatcgttcagagatgtcacttcgaatgtaAGAAAGGACAGCCTAaatatcagtagatatttatggaaggttccacaatcgtctaGGTTCGGCGGGACCCACGTCCAGCATACGAATTATCCGAGCGTATGATATCCCGGCCGAGGCACACCCTGGCCGAACAAACGGAAGTTCGTATCCGTGCGCTTGATAAAGCCCCGAGCGAACTTATGTGTCGTACGTTCGGATGTTGCTTATAAttgttcggtgaagtactcgtggttcTGTCTATCTTTCGGCCCAGCCGACGTCCAGACTTATTTGAAGGCGAACCGTGATAGCTTGGATGATGGGTCAAACAACGTGTGAACCCTCATCGCCCCTTTTTGACCTggtgaaccttcggatatttcggccccctacaatagcccctcaactccttcTTTTCTTGCTCGAAAATGAAAGAGGAGTTGAATAAGAACCTGGCCGAACGAAGACGTAAAACCGAAGAACCATCAGTCCGAAGAGCGATCGACCAGACGAACCGTCAAAGTTGAACGGGCAGAAACTATTTGAAACGCTTCGAGACGCGCGCGCAGCctttcattaaatgcttctGTAACCGTCGATTTGAATCGATGCCAGGTGTCGAGATTTCATTGGGTGCTGGTACGGCACGCTTCATACCTGCCACGCGTCCTTCATCGAGCGACACATCAGTCTCCCGCCCAAATCCGACGGTCAGGGTGAGATACCGCTTCGAATGCTACACCCAGTATAAAAGGGaagagggaaggagagagaaggttactctctctctgactctcgaTCGTTTCACTGTTCAAGCACCATTCCAGACTGAAATCGCCAGAAATCTGCATAtttgaaggcttttgatcaCAGATTTCTCTTGATTTCTCAGGTATTTCTTGAGCCCCTCCGTTTCTTGATgcattttgagtgttttttcgaatgttttccccccttttttggtcgattttttccttttggtctGGACTGAGACAACCGCCTGAAACCcaggtgttcatgtgttcttccgaacgTATGAACACCTTGAAAttgtgttcttccgaacacgagGGCATCTTCAAgcgtgaggttttttttttttttttttttttttttaaaggggcAGTCTTTAAGAAGCTTTACAAGCCCTGTGAAGCTTCTCAATCTCTGTTTCCCCATTGGGAACGCGTAGGGTTCCCCATCGTTTCCCTGATCGGTATGAGCCTTTCCTTCGGAATTTCTTCCGAGGGGAATCGCTCGGGAAACAACCGAAcagaggtgatatctctcctaaCGACACAGAACAACGAACGTAGGCACTTAGATTCTtggccatgcaaatcgctaacggtcttatcccatgcacttatctgtttctaggtatggagtcTGCAAAGTCACCTTCTTCGGGCGAATCTTATCGGTCGATGGATTCCGAAGATTCGGGTTTTGGTAGATCCGATCCAGGGTTATCCGAAGCTATAAGAGATTTCGCCCGAAATTACCGAACGGGATCAAGCGGAAGGATCCCCGAGGGTGTAGAAGGAGTCGACTACCCCGCCATGGTGGCTCCTCTCCGAACAATTGGGCCGGACCCCGATATTATAGACATAGGCGAATCGTCGTCCGAAAGTCCTCATGACGaagcagaagaggaagagggggcTGAAGGAGCTGACGAAGCCGAGTCGAGACTAGGGACTCCGCTTATTTCGTCAAGCCGAGCGAATGAAGGGGCCGGATTTGCTGGGGAATCCTCGTCGCATCCGCCGAAGGTGAAGAGGAAGATCGTTCCGATGGACCCCGATGTGATCCCTGACCGAACGGGAAAGGACCCCTGCCCTTACTTGGAATGCTTCCAAGATAAAAAGAGCCTGGACACCTTCCGAGCCGTTTACGACATCCCTAACGACGTTATCATTACACCCGTCCGAGGGAACCGAATAATATATGGTGACGAACATGTCACTGTCCCCCTGATGGCAATCACAGAAGGGGCCCTTCGGTTCCCGATGcacagagttttgagagagatactTCACCGCTTCAATCTCACTCCGTGCCAGCTGAGCGTCAATTCCTACCGCATCATTCACTCGGTAATCGCCCTTGCTGAGGTGAAGATGTTCCGCCTAGaagcctttcatttttttgaaaattatatgatGTCGAGAAACGTTCGGTACTCTCGATACTACCTCTGCTCCCGGAGGAAGATGCAAAAGATCATTCCCGAGGGCATGTACGACTCGGAGAAGTGGGCCTCTGACTACGTCGAAGTTCGAGGAAATTTCCAATTCCCCGAACACGAATACGGTCAGTTTGAAATAGCCACACGCAGAGGCACGCCGAGTAAGAACACTTGTCCGTTATTTCAAATGTTTATTTCTGTTGCTCTGATTTCAGTTGTAAAAATTTAACTAACGATTTCATGCTTTTCTTCGGCAGATACCACCAAGATCAACAAGGTACTGTTAAGGGCCGCCAAAGGTTGCGGTCTTGCCGACTCCCTGCTCACTATCCCAGCGGAGGAAAGAGACGCCCCAACCATCCTCAAATATACAGCTACCTACGGCGGTCGGATCCGACGAAAGGTAACTGACGAGCCTGAGCAGTCCGAGGACATTCCACAAGAGCTCCAACCGAGCTTCGACAAACCCCTCCGAGGGTCAATCCGACTTCCGACCGAGGAAGAGCCTTTCCTAGAACAACAAGAAGTTATGCCTCCGAGAAATATCAAGGAGGTTCTCCAGAAGAAGctggaggaaaaagagagggagaaggccCGACTGCAGAAGGCTGGGGATGCAGCCGCTTCGGGCTCGGTCCCGAGCAAGAAAGTCCCACCTCCCCCACCCTCTAAAAAGCGACCACTGAGCGCTCCTCCTTCCCCGAAGGAACCACCTGCGAGCAAGAAGGTGAGGGCGGCCACTAAGGGAAAGGGCCAAGAGGTGGAGCACCCGAAAGAAGCGGCCGCAGAAGGAGAAGGGAGGGTGACTGCCTTCGATCTTGACATCCCATGGGTGCCGAGCTTCATAACACTTGGCAAGAAACAGGTCCTCAAATCGGATAGCCTGAGGGAGGATCCCTCCCTGGCTTTCACCCTCCACTCGGGGCTAGCTTTGCCGAGGGATGTACAGAATCCCCCCTCCCTGAAAGCAGCCCTGAGTGAATACTACTATCACGCAGGAAGGGTAAGTAAATGTTTTTACACTtgcaaatttgttttgttttttgcacaAATGCCTTATTTCGTCGGAATGACTTTCGTTTTGCTTTGTTTACAGGCTACCCAGTCCATAATGAGTGCCCAGCTGCATCTCACCGAATATGACAAGAAGTCAAAACTGCAAAAGCAGTCGGTGGAATACAACAAGGCCCTGGCCGAGGAGTATAAGAAGGgcttggagcaatccgagctcgTGAGGCAAAGCCTCGAGGTTCAGGTCGCCAATCAAAATGACCTTATCAAGGGGTTGCAGGAGTCTACCGAGCAGACCAGAGCCGAAGGAAAAGATGAGGGGCTGGCCGAGGGGAGAGCCTTGGGGAGGGAAGAGATGAAGAAGGAGATGGAGAAAAAGGTGCAGGGGCAGTACGAGAAAGGATACGCCCAGGCCGAAGAGGACGTGACCGATCAAGTCCTTGAAGTGCAGGACGAGATCAAGGAGGCCCAGCACAAAGAGAGCTTTATGCTCGGCTACAACATGGGTCTCGACGATGCAGGCGCTGAAGCTGACGACGAAAGGAGGAGTCTGGTGGAAATACCACCCTTCGCCCCTGCCGAAGTCACAGCAGAGGATACAACAGCCGACGCTATCGACT
This region includes:
- the LOC131307113 gene encoding uncharacterized protein LOC131307113, with the translated sequence MPPRNIKEVLQKKLEEKEREKARLQKAGDAAASGSVPSKKVPPPPPSKKRPLSAPPSPKEPPASKKVRAATKGKGQEVEHPKEAAAEGEGRVTAFDLDIPWVPSFITLGKKQVLKSDSLREDPSLAFTLHSGLALPRDVQNPPSLKAALSEYYYHAGRATQSIMSAQLHLTEYDKKSKLQKQSVEYNKALAEEYKKGLEQSELVRQSLEVQVANQNDLIKGLQESTEQTRAEGKDEGLAEGRALGREEMKKEMEKKVQGQYEKGYAQAEEDVTDQVLEVQDEIKEAQHKESFMLGYNMGLDDAGAEADDERRSLVEIPPFAPAEVTAEDTTADAIDSTTLPAPAEAPIPQAQIDAPTPPAPADAAAD